A genomic window from Betta splendens chromosome 17, fBetSpl5.4, whole genome shotgun sequence includes:
- the rab31 gene encoding ras-related protein Rab-31 produces the protein MAIRELKVCLLGDTGVGKSSIVCRFVQDHFDHNISPTIGASFLTKTVPCGNELHKFLIWDTAGQERFHSLAPMYYRGSAAAVVVYDITKLDSFQTLKKWVKELKEHGPEDIVVAIAGNKNDLGDIREVPMKEAKEFAESIAAIFIETSARNAVNVEELFQKISKQIPPLENPEVESNDSFKLTRQPAPSARRCC, from the exons GATACAGGAGTTGGGAAATCCAGTATCGTTTGCCGATTTGTTCAGGATCATTTTGACCACAACATTAGTCCCACAATAGG AGCGTCATTTTTGACCAAGACTGTGCCGTGTGGAAACGAGCTGCATAAGTTTCTGATCTGGGACACGGCGGGGCAGGAAAGG TTCCATTCTTTAGCCCCTATGTACTACAGAGGATCGGCTGCTGCTGTCGTCGTGTATGATATTACTAAACTG GACTCCTTCCAGACTCTGAAGAAGTGGGTGAAGGAGCTAAAGGAACACGGTCCAGAGGACATTGTTGTAGCAATAGCAGGGAATAAGAATGATTTAGGAGACATCAG GGAAGTGCCTATGAAGGAAGCTAAGGAGTTTGCTGAGTCCATTGCAGCTATTTTCATTGAGACTAGTGCAAGAAATGCTGTTAATGTTGAGGAGCTCTTTCAGAAAATCA GTAAACAGATTCCACCCCTGGAAAATCCAGAGGTGGAGAGCAACGACTCCTTTAAACTCACCCGGCAGCCTGCTCCATCCGCCAGGAGATGCTGTTAA